Proteins encoded together in one Musa acuminata AAA Group cultivar baxijiao chromosome BXJ3-6, Cavendish_Baxijiao_AAA, whole genome shotgun sequence window:
- the LOC135640058 gene encoding U-box domain-containing protein 4-like: protein MDSCEIRASGEGSGDCVGEGRVSAAELQGIMDRIRSRVEVQQVQAAFEIRRLTKTSSRNRRHLSAAIEPLVLMLRSGSSQSAEAAILGLLNLAVKDERNKISIVEAGALKPMIICLASPDADLQGYATAALYTLSASSVNKSRISASGAIPLLIKVLENGSQQAKIDAIATLYNLSTITDNLRTVLSLCPIPPLISFLKTCKKSSKTAEKCCALLESLVGFDEGRTALTAEEGGVLAVVEILEEGSLQSREHAVGALLTLCESDRSRYKEVILKEGAIPGLLELTVQGTPKSQAKARRLLELLRDSPCRSSELQAEMLENVVSSIVSRISGDEQAEKAKKILAEMVQISMEQSLRHLQRRALMCTPAELPLGNHRSEVSSK from the exons ATGGATTCGTGCGAGATTAGGGCCTCGGGCGAGGGATCCGGCGATTGCGTCGGGGAGGGGAGAGTCTCTGCGGCGGAGCTGCAGGGGATCATGGACCGCATCAGGTCCAGGGTCGAGGTGCAGCAGGTCCAGGCGGCGTTCGAGATCCGGAGGCTCACGAAGACGTCGTCGAGGAACCGGCGGCACCTCTCCGCCGCCATCGAGCCCCTTGTGTTGATGCTCCGGTCGGGGAGCTCTCAGTCTGCTGAGGCTGCCATCCTTGGCCTCCTTAATCTTGCGGTTAAGGACGAAAG GAACAAGATCAGCATAGTGGAAGCAGGTGCGCTCAAACCAATGATCATTTGCTTAGCATCTCCAGATGCTGATTTACAAGGATATGCGACTGCTGCACTGTATACCCTTTCTGCTTCGTCGGTCAACAAATCCAGGATAAGTGCCTCTGGAGCCATTCCCCTCCTCATCAAGGTCCTTGAAAATGGAAGTCAACAAGCCAAGATAGATGCTATTGCAACTCTCTACAATCTCTCCACCATCACAGACAACCTCAGAACTGTCCTCTCACTCTGTCCTATTCCTCCTCTGATCAGCTTTCTCAAAACTTGCAAGAAATCCTCGAAAACAGCTGAAAAATGTTGTGCCCTTTTGGAATCATTGGTTGGTTTTGATGAAGGAAGAACTGCTTTGACAGCTGAGGAAGGTGGGGTGCTTGCTGTGGTAGAAATTCTGGAAGAAGGGTCCCTTCAGAGTAGAGAGCATGCGGTTGGAGCCCTCTTAACATTGTGTGAGAGCGATCGAAGTAGATACAAAGAAGTTATTCTCAAAGAAGGCGCCATTCCGGGTCTTCTTGAGCTCACCGTCCAAGGGACACCGAAGTCTCAAGCCAAAGCTCGTCGACTTCTAGAGTTGCTGAGGGACTCTCCCTGTCGAAGCTCTGAATTACAAGCAGAGATGCTTGAGAATGTTGTCAGTAGCATCGTGTCTAGGATCAGTGGTGATGAGCAGGCAGAGAAGGCAAAGAAGATATTGGCTGAGATGGTTCAGATTAGCATGGAGCAGAGCCTGAGGCATTTGCAGCGAAGGGCCCTCATGTGCACTCCGGCCGAGCTGCCTCTTGGTAACCACCGATCTGAAGTCTCTTCAAAATAA
- the LOC135641838 gene encoding E3 ubiquitin-protein ligase RHA2A-like, producing MGLSNHLHDVSGDSLPLLLLAAAAGSIAYLRSLLLRFLPLSSSPVDAVHDIEPSIGSGLAGLVVLADHLASNRPFPFLSCPSEGGDRRPECAVCLCSLADGDRVRRLPCRHVFHGECLDGWLRQLNLSCPLCRSQLAAPELRAVVDRRIGAELVSWLSHY from the coding sequence ATGGGTCTCTCCAACCATCTTCACGACGTCTCCGGCGATTCCCTCCCGCTTCTCCTCCTCGCCGCTGCGGCAGGATCCATCGCCTACCTCCGATCCTTACTCCTCCGCTTCCTCCCCCTATCATCCTCCCCCGTCGACGCCGTGCACGACATCGAGCCGTCCATCGGATCCGGCCTCGCCGGCCTCGTCGTCCTCGCCGATCACCTCGCCTCCAACCGGCCCTTCCCCTTCCTCTCCTGCCCGTCGGAGGGGGGGGACCGGCGGCCGGAGTGCGCGGTGTGCCTGTGCAGCCTGGCGGACGGCGACCGCGTCCGGCGGCTCCCCTGCCGCCACGTGTTCCACGGCGAGTGCCTCGACGGCTGGCTCCGCCAGCTGAATCTCTCCTGCCCTCTGTGCCGCTCCCAGCTGGCCGCACCCGAGCTGCGCGCCGTCGTCGACCGCCGGATCGGGGCGGAGCTCGTCTCTTGGCTGTCCCACTACTGA